The following nucleotide sequence is from Zea mays cultivar B73 chromosome 1, Zm-B73-REFERENCE-NAM-5.0, whole genome shotgun sequence.
AATAATGTTGGAAGGAATTGGATTTCACATTTCTAATAGCCACGTGAGTACGTGACTGACGTAATCCTATCACCAAAACCAGATGCTTTCATCTAATCATCTTTAGCACGACAGAGATCTCATTAGTAACAATAATGCTATCCAAACTGAGTAGCTGACAACATGAAACCTACTGTTTATAGTTCAATTCTAATGCTTCGAAATTATGCTCCATCGTCACCAGTTTTTTATCTCTTCTGTTCTTAGACACCGTGCCTACCGTTTTCCTTGTAGTAGTAAAAGAAAATTAGAAATAACAGATACCTCCTTCGTTCCAAATTATGGTTCACTTTGACTTTGTTCTAAGTCGATCTCATCTAACTTTGACCAAGTTTTTATAAAAATGTGGTAACACCTATAGTTTAAAATAAATGCACTTTCAAAACACATCTCATTGAATTTGATGTTACATATGTTAGTGCTTTTTTTTCTATAAGCTTGGTCAAAGTTAGAGAAATTAGACTGAGTACAATCCCAAAGCGAACTGTAAGTTGAAACGAAGGGAATACATGTTACAACGCAGTGTTTTGTCAATTTTTAATAAATTGTTTATTGGCAGGTATGTAGAAAACTTACTCATGAATTGGATTCGTCTGGTATCTTCCTTCAACGAAGCCCCTTCTTTGCTTAAAATCTTTGTACAAATGTATATGTGTTGGTTGTTGTAGTATGATCCACCTGTTTAGATCGATTGTTCCTTTATTTCAATGTACAAACAAACTAGTCAGGTTGTGGCTAATGGTCCATCTGGGTAGGGTCAAGATCTATTGTCACTAGAATCGTTTTTTCAAATATCATCTTGGTTTACATTAATTTTTTGTGTTAAATTTTTCATGCAGAATTCTAGCTAACAGACAATCAGCAGCTAGATCAAAAGAAAGAAAGGCTCGTTATATGACAGACCTTGAGCGGAAGGTCCAAACTCTTCAGACTGAAGCCACCACCCTGTCAGCTCAACTTACACTATTTCAGGTGCCTTTCTATCGATCTGTTGTTTCATTGCTATCAGGTCAAGTCTAAGTTCATGCTATTTCTGGAAGTGATATTTTAGGAACAAAATAATTATTTTTCCTTTGCTGTCATCATAATAAACATGGACCTATCTCCTAATAGTGAGGCGTCTATCAAACTATAGCTTCTTTACAAATTGCATCTAGCTTAATACTCTGTTCCAAATTATAAGACGTTTTGGTTTTTTAGATTGATAGTTTCTACATACATCTATATATAGGTTATGTCTAGATACAAAGTAAAAACTATGTCTCTAGAAATGTCAAAACATCTTATAATTTGGAAGATAGGGAATAGTCTGTGAGAACTTGTGTAGCTTTATGGACTAGGAGTAGGACAGTTGTGCATGGTGTGACCAACCTAAACATCCTTCACATTGAACATCATGTATTATGAACAATTTGAAGAACTGAATGCCAGTGATTTGTATGTCAGTTTAATATATGTTGATTGTTAACTTTGACTATCGGCTTCTGGTTATTGTTATGTTTTATGTGTTCGTTTTTTTGAACTATTGTACACTTTACTGGTTCACAATCCTGTTGTATTAATTAGTTGGATGACCCTTATATGTTGCTTTACAATCTCTTGCAGAGGGACACGACCGGACTTTCTACAGAAAATGCAGAGCTTAAGATAAGGTTACAGGCCATGGAGCAACAAGCTCAACTCCGTGATGGTGAGCATTGTCCGCTTATTGAAGAtaacataatttatttgtctACTTTGTTCTtttaggtcccgtttgtttcctttcattttgaggaattgtaatcttactaatagaatagactattttttttagaatgtgacattccaccactttccaaagttatcatataagcatatctcaaattcatgggttgagagatgaaaattgattctatagatttacatgctatttttccgatgtacaacttatagcacactcttctacttgcttcgctataacataaatgtagtatataactatctctctcatatgatttaggataatatacaaatatattacatatataaatatatgaacttaattagttttatctaaattataattattaaaatggaattcaattccaacgaaacaaacgggaccttagTGTTTTTTTCTCAGACCCTGGAACATTAAGTAACAAAAAGTTCGCGCAATAGTTTTTGGCCTTATACAATAAAAAAAACTTCTATTTTTTCCTAGTTCTAGTTCCTTTCTCTAACTAAAATTAGAACTCCTGGCTTTTAAATTACAAGTTATTCTAAATGTTCAAGTGCCACAATATTTTGAAGTCAAGTGTCTTTTGACATGAAACCCTTTCACTAATTTTAGTAGGATGCATGTAGTTTTTCTGTATTTGCCATAGCTTATATATCTTGCCATGAGATACAGCAACGTACTGTAGAACACAACGCTAATTACATTTTACTTAAATAGAACAAATTAATGACTGGAAATTGTATTACGACGATCGGTGATCTCGAGTTTTTCAGTGTGGGTGTGTGGGGTGTGTGTTGTACTGGGGTCTCTCCCcattttcccttcttaatacaatGATACACAGCTCTTCTGCATATTTGAGAGAAAAACAATTTCTTTATTCTACATGTACATTCTAAACAAGCTCATTTATCTTGCAGCTCTGAATGATGCACTAAAGCAGGAGTTGGAGAGGCTTAAACATGCTACTGGTGAGATGACCAATTCCAGCGAGGCATATAACATGAGATTCCAACATGTTccatacaactcttccttcttcccGCTTTCCCAGCAAAATGCATCCCCACACCTTGGTAGCACCCAGCTGCCACTGCCGTTCCACCCACCCCATCCCAACGTGCCAAACCACCAGATGGTGTCCCACCGAAACACTCTCCCGGACATAATGCAGCAAGAGTCTCTCGGACGGCTGCAGGGTTTGGACATTGGGAAGGGGCCACTGGTTGTGAAGTTAGAGAGCAGCTCGATCTCTGCAAGTGAAAGCAGCAGCACCTTCTAACGAGGCCTACAAGTGAAAACCCACCGTTTCAGTAGGTTCCATTGTTCATAGTAGCCTGACATCCTTGTGCTGCTTCCTGCTCTGTAAGCCCATTTGTTATTTAATTCATTCAATTAGTTGAAATTATACGCTGTCGCACTGGCTGATCAATCATGTTGTAGAATGGTCCATGAACCCTTCAATTCTGTTTGTTTTGGGTTCGTTTCCTGTTTCTGTGACTGGTATCATCAGGGCATTTGGGTTTTGGAGTGAAATTCTCTGGTGGTACTTTGTTGTTGTTTTAGCTATGTTGCTTCATGGATCCTCTCTTTGGAACACACATATGTATTCTCGTGCAATTTGTTGAGGCCCTGTACATTGTGTGCTGGCAAGCTATGCGTACACCCTAATTTATGAAATGTTATCGCATTGAGGGATTTTAATCACCCATCAGAGCGCAAGCGGATGTTGTGTCACCATTGGCGTGCAAGTAAGAGCAAACTTTGATGCGTTCGTGTCTGGCTTTACACTCATGACTCTTTTGCATTTGACAGTAATCTGGGTGCAGGACATTGTTATTTCATAGCTGTAGTAAGTCCGAGATGTTTGATGGTAGTTAGAAGTATTAAGACCCTGTTTGGATCCGTGTGACAAACAGTTTACCGACTAATCTTATCACCTTGGtctctgtcacacccagatttaaggtcaAGCACCCAGATTTAAGGTCAAACACATGTGTGTCTTAAATTTGTGTTAGGATCaagtcacacatatgatgactcgtgGTAAATAAattaatgtcacatctttattatataataaaagttatgtataaaatagctaaataaatacatcatatgGCGACATATGTTCATGTTCCTTCAGCGGTATCTCAACCGTTATAGTTGACtgagagacgacgacctagatctcttcgAACTCATCGCATCACCGTTCATGTTCTTTCAGAGCAAGAGtgggctcacatacgttcatggtTCAGCaagtgtggagaataatgtgtatgagctcacttacggtggggttccatgtaaaatgtaaagctTACCAAGAAAAATGGATAACGCTGAGCTAGACCTGATCATGGGGCCACTCGACACGATCAATCCGACCCAACCCACCCAACAGAACTCAGTTCGTCCCGGCCCGATCAATGCAACAGGAGGGTACATGCCATAATTTTTGACCCACAATAATTTACAGGTTGGATACTGTTGAAGGTCTTCTTCTCCGCGGAAGGTATTGTTGGAGGTCTTCTTCACCACTGGCAAACAATTAGGCGTGAGGATCCAAACATAGCCTAAATTTAGTATAATTTTAAAGCTAATTACACATATAATGACTAACAACAAGACAAAACTATCAATATTATTAAGTCCATGATTTGCCCATATTACACTACAAAACATTTGTTAGTTTTGGATTAATTAGACTGAATAAATTTGTCTCACAGTTTAGTCTTCATCTATATAAATAGTTttataattaaactatatttGATACTTATAATTAATATTCAAACATTCTATGTGATATGGAGGGTGTTTGGTTTTTAGGGACCAACTTTTAATCCtctattttagtccctaaattgaaTTTTATTTTACACATTTAGTAATTTAGAAATATagagactaaaataaaataaaatatagaCACTAAAATAAGTTTCTAGaaaccaaatactccataaactttTGTTGGTAGACCAAACACCCTAGTCCCACTCCcacaaaacaaataaaagatttcAAAAGCCTACCTTCGAATTTCCCTTTGCCATTTTCTCCTTTCAATTACCACCAACCAAACAGGTAAGGCCATGTTTGgtttgagggactaaagattagtcccttcattttagtctcatttagtttCTAAATTATTAAACGGTAGAACTAAAACAGAAACTAAATTGCTTTAGTCCCTAGTCTCTCAAGATGtggctaaaagggactaaatcatattaattccacatgtgcccctcatttagttcaattgtactaatagcGAGAGAATGTCTTCTTACAAGTTatttagtatattcttactaATTTTAGTCTATAAAACCAAACATGTTAGAGTAACTCCAGTATTTCTCTAAAagacttcctaaatcaataatttaggtagttaacataaaaactattctccaacagttatctaaatgaactttctaaatttaacaacttgttatctaacctcattttctctctacatttggtaaccatttaacaactccctaaacaaaaatgttgactgtattatatagtttttgtgacttatttttatgtggatagatacaaaacaaaattataacctatatttagagaactactggataactcacatttttttactccaaaagccatttagcaacttcttaaatgtgtgatttagagagctaaaatttatataactattggagttgctcttagagactaaactttaatcccctaactaaactttagtcactagacTAAACAAACCAAACATGACCTAAACATGCCAGGGCAAAACGCGGACCCGTGCTGTGCGTTCCACCCAATGTCGCGTGCGGCCACTAGATTTTTCCTGACGCGGTGTCTGCTCCCACTTCCCCTCCTCTCCCCCAggtggcggcagcggcggcggggtAGCATTTGTGCTACGAGGGCTTTTGCAATGGCGGCTTCGGGGTTCGGCGGCGGCGAGGCGTTCCGGCTctcggccgcgccgggggccggctTACTGAAGCTGCACAAGGGCGACATCACCCTCTGGTCCGTCGACTGCGCCACCGACGCCATCGTACGCTCTTCTACGCCTCCAATCTGGTTCCCCGCTCTATCGTTTGTGTTTGCTCTCACCTGTTTCAATATGTTCTTAGCCAGGGGTTAATTTAAGGTGTGAGTGAATCGTTTATTTTTCTTTGTGGGGATTGCAGTGAATGGAAGGAGTTCTTAATAGTAAGGGGCACGATCTATGTTGGGGAGCAGGGTAATGTCTTAAAAATAAGTTTATTGAGAACAAAGGCAAAGGGGCACGGTGCCAATGCTAGGTTCTCCTTTTTACGAAGTTAGGAGCAAAACGAGACACCGGGgttctatttgagttgtgaactaagCAAGAGATTAATATATAGAGGATTAGCTAAAAACCCATCAGGGTGCGTAGACCTCGATGGTATAATGTAAATCCACCTCTGTTGGCAGCTATTTAGAGGAGTACAGAATGGTTGATAACTTTCAATTCCTATGATATATCAAGCTCTTACTTGTAATGTGCAATCATATTCCTCCCAAACAATTCTAAATTTCTACGATGAATCAAGCTCTTACTTCTGTTATAAATTAGGGTGCTTATTTGTATTTGTCTCTAATTCGTCCCTTGTTAATGAATATTGCTCAAAATCTCTGTATGTGATAAAAAACTGAGGGATGTAACTGGCGTTTGTTTTGGCAGGTTAATGCTGCTAATGAGCGAATGTTAGGTGGCGGAGGTGTTGATGGAGGTAACGAGTAATAAATACTTTCGAGAATTGTTATGATTCAACCCATTGTTTATGGAGCATCCCATATGAACTTGAAACCTCTATCTCAGCTATACATCAAGCTGCTGGACCAGAGCTAGTGCAAGCATGCCGGAAAGTTCCAGAGGTCAAACCAGGAGTCCGTTGTCCTACTGGAGAAGCTAGGATTACTCCGTTAGTACTTCGTACCTATCTATTCACTTTGATTGTTTCATAAGTCGGAATGTTCAAACCTAAAATTTATGTATCCTTTACACATCCCTTTGCCCAATATTCGATGTGAGCAGTGCTTTTGAGCTTCCTGCCTCTCGGGTGATTCACACTGTTGGCCCTATATATGATTTGGACAAGCATCCTGAGGTGTCATTAAAGAAGGCCTATGAGTAAGCTCTcttcattttttttaaaaaaaatatctGTGCTGGTTGCTGAACCAGTGAAAAACTATCCTGAACTGCATGTGCTAATTGCAGAAATAGCTTGAAGCTTGCTAAGGATAATGGCATTCAGTACATCGCATTCCCTGCTATATCTTGTGGTGTTTATCGGTATGTTCCAAGTTTTAGTTTTTGCTCACGTACCTTTGGTGCACTCAGCTCTTTTTTTTTCCCATTTCGGGGTTTAATTTGTAGTGTAACTTGACTTGGATCTTGTACAGTTATCCTCCCAAGGAAGCATCAAAAATAGCTGTTTCTACCGCACAAAAATTTTCAGAGGATA
It contains:
- the LOC100286334 gene encoding Transcription factor RF2b; translation: MQQPGPADLPGWAFPPRAGPAPAAARGAHHRRARSEVAFRLPDDLGLGGGAGPDGDAFDEIGSEDDLFSTFMDIEKISTSGPSDRAAENSSPPRPKHRHSSSVDGSGFFFSPGAGGGAGKDAAASLAEVLEAKKSMTPEQLAELAAIDPKRAKRILANRQSAARSKERKARYMTDLERKVQTLQTEATTLSAQLTLFQRDTTGLSTENAELKIRLQAMEQQAQLRDALNDALKQELERLKHATGEMTNSSEAYNMRFQHVPYNSSFFPLSQQNASPHLGSTQLPLPFHPPHPNVPNHQMVSHRNTLPDIMQQESLGRLQGLDIGKGPLVVKLESSSISASESSSTF
- the LOC100193297 gene encoding uncharacterized protein isoform X1, with the protein product MPGQNADPCCAFHPMSRAATRFFLTRCLLPLPLLSPRWRQRRRGSICATRAFAMAASGFGGGEAFRLSAAPGAGLLKLHKGDITLWSVDCATDAIVNAANERMLGGGGVDGAAGPELVQACRKVPEVKPGVRCPTGEARITPAFELPASRVIHTVGPIYDLDKHPEVSLKKAYENSLKLAKDNGIQYIAFPAISCGVYRYPPKEASKIAVSTAQKFSEDIKEVHFVLFSDDLYNIWRETAQQLLSQFEK
- the LOC100193297 gene encoding uncharacterized protein LOC100193297 precursor, with protein sequence MSRAATRFFLTRCLLPLPLLSPRWRQRRRGSICATRAFAMAASGFGGGEAFRLSAAPGAGLLKLHKGDITLWSVDCATDAIVNAANERMLGGGGVDGAIHQAAGPELVQACRKVPEVKPGVRCPTGEARITPAFELPASRVIHTVGPIYDLDKHPEVSLKKAYENSLKLAKDNGIQYIAFPAISCGVYRYPPKEASKIAVSTAQKFSEDIKEVHFVLFSDDLYNIWRETAQQLLSQFEK